A single window of Shewanella sp. Choline-02u-19 DNA harbors:
- a CDS encoding phosphoribosyltransferase has translation MSEKCFITAQELLEDSFRLAAQVYESGFRPQFIVGIWRGGAPIGIAVQEFFDFKKVETDHIAVRTSSYYGINQQSKQIKVHGLHYIVENANAGDGLLIVDDVFDSGRSIHALKEKLSELMRFNMPKDVRIACPYFKPKNTTVPLKPDYYIHESEEWLVFPHEVSGLSAQEIAEGKGDLKNIRELFI, from the coding sequence ATGTCAGAGAAATGCTTTATTACGGCGCAAGAATTACTAGAAGATTCTTTTCGTTTAGCGGCACAAGTTTATGAAAGTGGATTTCGCCCGCAGTTTATTGTGGGTATTTGGCGTGGTGGCGCGCCAATCGGTATCGCCGTGCAAGAGTTTTTTGACTTTAAAAAAGTAGAAACTGACCATATTGCAGTGCGTACGTCCTCTTACTACGGAATTAACCAACAAAGTAAGCAGATTAAAGTACACGGTTTGCACTATATTGTTGAAAATGCCAATGCTGGCGACGGTCTGTTAATTGTTGACGACGTGTTTGATTCAGGCCGCAGTATCCATGCACTTAAAGAGAAGTTAAGTGAATTGATGCGTTTCAATATGCCTAAAGATGTGCGCATTGCTTGCCCATATTTCAAGCCTAAAAACACTACGGTGCCGTTAAAGCCTGACTACTATATTCATGAATCTGAAGAGTGGTTGGTTTTCCCTCATGAAGTTTCTGGCCTTTCAGCACAAGAGATTGCAGAAGGTAAAGGCGACTTAAAGAACATTAGAGAGTTGTTTATTTAA
- a CDS encoding DUF3010 family protein, with translation MIIAGLFLKANEVRVVTLTGERISHSVIAPKVTKFALLKNPTQADVVAFIAQINGHVSEHAIDKLVLNRRATTGQGAGGAGTFLMEGAILATCACEVEFIHPATLRASDKKHNELKNCRPKTVDLGKAYDLAFECLS, from the coding sequence TTGATTATTGCAGGACTCTTTTTAAAAGCTAATGAGGTCAGAGTAGTGACTCTCACTGGTGAGCGTATAAGCCATAGTGTGATCGCGCCTAAAGTGACTAAATTTGCTTTGTTGAAAAACCCGACTCAAGCAGATGTGGTTGCATTTATAGCGCAGATTAATGGTCATGTTAGTGAGCATGCTATTGATAAGTTGGTGCTAAATAGACGTGCGACCACAGGGCAAGGTGCGGGAGGTGCGGGAACATTTTTGATGGAAGGGGCGATTCTGGCAACATGTGCTTGTGAGGTGGAGTTTATTCACCCCGCGACATTACGTGCGTCAGACAAGAAGCATAATGAGCTTAAAAACTGTCGTCCTAAGACGGTTGATTTGGGTAAGGCCTACGATTTAGCATTTGAATGTTTAAGCTAA
- a CDS encoding endonuclease/exonuclease/phosphatase family protein, with translation MILLETNIEQVALTPFKVKVASFNLFNYVEPPLAYYDFENIYTSEQWVKKQRWLHDFLSEQQPDIIGFQEVFSASALAEQVRDAGLSHFAVMDKPSVVDDFICRDPVVAIASKFAFEEVVSIEVDKPYAEGLGLESEFNYSRKPLRVTVVLPDIGHCDIYVVHFKSKRPSVDELPPPKTATEGQATQTNRANRANYGELLGRNVLGQWASSIQRGSEAALLFHSMMQRRVETQNAMMLMGDFNDDLNNQVLSFLTTKELRFEKDGLGELASYPLTDAYQLYCQSVSAAIDKQTPDEEMPLSQRQPTHYYGAQGNVLDYILLSQDFNPAFHTSTAEVSHYHTEDRHLINPQYDRDSHSTDHAPVVCTLCSRR, from the coding sequence ATGATCTTGTTGGAAACAAACATAGAGCAAGTCGCGCTAACGCCTTTTAAAGTAAAGGTCGCGAGTTTCAATCTGTTTAATTACGTTGAACCTCCACTGGCTTATTATGATTTTGAAAATATCTACACCAGTGAGCAATGGGTAAAGAAACAGCGCTGGTTGCATGATTTTTTGTCTGAGCAGCAACCCGACATTATTGGGTTTCAAGAGGTCTTTTCAGCATCTGCACTTGCAGAACAAGTTCGTGATGCTGGCTTAAGCCATTTTGCAGTAATGGACAAGCCTAGCGTTGTTGATGATTTTATCTGCCGCGACCCGGTTGTCGCAATCGCCTCTAAATTCGCTTTTGAAGAGGTAGTTTCGATTGAGGTCGATAAACCTTATGCTGAAGGGCTTGGACTCGAAAGTGAGTTTAACTACAGCCGTAAGCCACTGCGAGTGACTGTGGTGCTGCCTGATATCGGTCACTGCGACATTTACGTGGTACATTTTAAATCTAAACGGCCATCGGTGGATGAACTTCCCCCGCCTAAAACCGCTACTGAAGGTCAAGCAACTCAAACAAATCGAGCTAATCGAGCCAATTATGGCGAGTTACTGGGGCGTAATGTGTTGGGGCAGTGGGCGTCAAGTATCCAACGAGGTAGTGAAGCGGCATTACTGTTTCATAGCATGATGCAGCGTCGAGTAGAGACTCAGAATGCGATGATGTTAATGGGAGACTTTAATGACGACCTTAACAATCAGGTACTTTCCTTTTTAACCACCAAAGAGTTAAGGTTTGAGAAAGATGGCTTGGGTGAGCTTGCAAGTTACCCGCTAACCGATGCTTATCAGTTGTATTGCCAAAGTGTATCAGCCGCGATTGATAAGCAAACTCCTGACGAGGAAATGCCCCTCAGCCAAAGACAACCGACGCACTATTACGGTGCTCAAGGCAATGTGCTCGACTACATCTTACTGTCACAAGACTTCAATCCCGCTTTTCACACTAGCACTGCTGAGGTGAGCCATTACCATACTGAAGATCGTCATTTAATCAATCCTCAATATGATCGAGATAGCCACAGTACCGATCATGCTCCAGTGGTATGTACTCTCTGTTCACGTCGATAA
- the rpiA gene encoding ribose-5-phosphate isomerase RpiA, with translation MTQDEMKKAAAWAALKYVEKDSIVGVGTGSTVNHFIDALATMKAEIDGATSSSEASTEKMKALGIPVYDLNSVDELSVYVDGADEINAHMDMIKGGGAALTREKIVAAVAEKFICIVDNTKQVDILGEFPLPIEVIPMARSYVARQLVKLGGDPVYREGVVTDNGNIILDVYNMKIINPKELETNINAIVGVVTNGLFAMRGADVLLVGTPEGVKTIK, from the coding sequence ATGACTCAAGATGAAATGAAAAAAGCCGCCGCTTGGGCAGCACTTAAGTATGTAGAGAAAGATAGCATTGTGGGTGTAGGCACTGGCTCTACCGTGAATCACTTTATTGACGCACTCGCGACAATGAAAGCAGAGATCGACGGCGCTACATCAAGCTCTGAAGCCTCTACTGAAAAAATGAAAGCACTTGGTATTCCAGTATATGATCTAAACAGTGTCGATGAACTCTCCGTTTACGTCGACGGCGCCGATGAAATCAACGCCCATATGGACATGATTAAGGGCGGTGGTGCGGCATTGACTCGCGAGAAGATTGTTGCGGCAGTGGCTGAAAAGTTCATCTGTATTGTCGATAATACTAAGCAAGTTGATATCTTAGGTGAATTCCCATTGCCTATTGAAGTTATCCCAATGGCACGTTCATACGTAGCACGTCAGCTGGTGAAGCTTGGTGGCGATCCTGTTTATCGTGAAGGCGTAGTCACTGATAACGGTAACATTATCTTAGATGTCTACAATATGAAGATCATCAATCCAAAAGAGCTTGAAACTAATATCAACGCTATTGTGGGTGTTGTGACTAATGGTTTATTCGCCATGCGCGGCGCTGATGTGCTGTTAGTCGGTACCCCTGAAGGGGTTAAAACCATCAAATAG
- a CDS encoding peroxiredoxin family protein, giving the protein MATDLKVGDTAPNFKLQATDGHFYQLSDYKGKQTLVLAWYPMANTHGCTLECKSLVQKGHLIREYKAVYMMASVDDLEDNQAFAKEQKADFPMLSDPTKETAKAYDVLNFVRVASRVTFYIGEDGKILKIDDDINAETAAEDIAATLKALEIDKVVEDESVSDGETAQVE; this is encoded by the coding sequence ATGGCAACCGATTTGAAGGTGGGTGATACCGCACCAAACTTTAAGTTACAAGCCACAGATGGACACTTCTATCAGCTGAGTGATTATAAAGGTAAGCAAACGTTAGTATTGGCATGGTATCCAATGGCTAACACCCATGGTTGCACACTAGAATGTAAATCGTTGGTGCAAAAAGGACATCTTATTCGCGAGTACAAAGCGGTATACATGATGGCCAGCGTTGACGACCTTGAAGATAACCAAGCGTTTGCTAAAGAACAGAAAGCAGACTTTCCAATGTTAAGCGATCCGACCAAAGAAACCGCTAAAGCTTACGATGTGCTTAATTTTGTGCGCGTTGCCAGCCGGGTGACTTTTTATATCGGTGAAGATGGCAAAATCTTAAAAATTGATGATGATATCAATGCTGAAACTGCCGCTGAAGATATTGCTGCAACGTTAAAGGCACTTGAGATTGACAAGGTAGTTGAAGATGAGTCTGTTAGCGATGGCGAAACAGCTCAAGTAGAGTGA
- a CDS encoding DUF808 domain-containing protein yields MAGASLLTLLDDIATILDDVALMSKVAARKTAGVLGDDLALNAQQVTGVSADRELPVVWAVAVGSFKNKCILVPAAMLISAFIPWAVTPLLMFGGLFLCFEGFEKIYHSYQVKKQPNVINEQPDEVIGDLKAYEKKKVKGAIRTDFVLSAEIIAITLGIVAEKGLITQFFTLSVIAIVMTIGVYGLVAGIVKIDDAGLYLSQRQGESLAARVKRRLGHILLSSAPYLMKTLSVVGTIAMFMVGGGILTHGLHWVSDKISHVATWVEGLSVVGPTLSFITPSILNSIFGVVAGAIAVMLLQLVLKLKSDKPVNH; encoded by the coding sequence ATGGCTGGGGCAAGTTTATTAACCTTATTAGATGATATCGCCACTATTTTGGATGATGTTGCCTTAATGAGTAAGGTGGCGGCGCGTAAAACTGCCGGGGTGCTCGGGGATGATTTAGCCTTAAATGCGCAGCAAGTCACTGGTGTTTCAGCGGATAGAGAGTTGCCAGTAGTATGGGCTGTAGCCGTAGGGTCTTTTAAAAATAAATGCATTTTGGTTCCTGCTGCAATGCTCATTAGCGCTTTTATTCCTTGGGCGGTAACCCCTTTATTGATGTTCGGTGGTTTGTTTTTATGCTTTGAAGGTTTTGAGAAAATTTACCATAGTTACCAAGTGAAGAAGCAGCCTAACGTCATCAATGAACAACCAGACGAAGTGATTGGCGATCTCAAAGCGTACGAAAAGAAAAAAGTGAAAGGCGCCATTAGGACTGATTTTGTGCTTTCTGCGGAGATTATCGCTATTACGCTTGGTATTGTTGCTGAAAAAGGCTTAATAACTCAGTTTTTCACCTTGAGTGTCATCGCGATTGTGATGACCATCGGTGTTTATGGGTTAGTTGCCGGTATTGTCAAAATTGATGATGCGGGCTTGTATTTAAGTCAACGCCAAGGAGAGAGCTTAGCGGCTCGAGTTAAACGCCGTTTAGGGCATATATTGCTGAGCTCTGCGCCTTATTTAATGAAAACCCTGTCCGTTGTCGGCACCATCGCCATGTTTATGGTCGGTGGCGGTATATTAACTCACGGGCTGCACTGGGTAAGCGATAAGATCAGCCACGTAGCGACCTGGGTTGAGGGTCTGTCTGTGGTCGGCCCAACGCTATCATTTATCACGCCGAGTATTTTAAATTCTATTTTTGGTGTGGTTGCAGGTGCCATCGCCGTTATGTTGCTGCAACTGGTCCTCAAATTGAAAAGCGATAAACCGGTTAATCATTAA
- a CDS encoding alkaline phosphatase D family protein produces the protein MKRPFSRRDFLAISAKGVGAAVVSYGLMGCSSDDDEYVIPAEFLHGVASGDPSHDAVILWSRVTPLSAGDIKVTWEVATDSAFTQVITNGEMITNSDRDYTVKIDAMGLEAGTQYYYRFKAGKNMSPPGMAKTLPQGALAQAKFAVLSCANFPAGYFNVYEMASRMDDLDAVIHLGDYIYEYARGEYASERAAEFGREVLPEGELFSLSDYRIRYSQYRSDLSLQKLHAKTAFITVWDDHEVANDSWREGAENHNDNEGDFDARKEGALQAYFEWLPIRPWREGNHEEIYRSFQFGDLVDLHMLDTRLLGRDKPLEYPDYMDPATGGLDGARFMADVTDTNRTMLGQEQQTWLQSTLLTSTAKWQVLGQQVLMGQMMLPAAIATQQLSIPEFGQLAALAKIAARAQAGDPTLSADELKYLQFYGHKLTPEAMALLQLPAIPYNLDAWDGYAYEREVILATAKSLAKNLVVIAGDTHNAWANELKDAAGDAVGVEFATSSVSSPGLEYYLGIDAKDIPATEEAIIGLVDNLKYANLMNRGLLTLTFTHEEVRSDWRYVDTIVSRGFVEDTERNHSMVTKAGTPSLTAV, from the coding sequence ATGAAACGACCTTTTTCACGAAGAGATTTTTTAGCCATATCAGCCAAAGGCGTTGGCGCTGCCGTAGTTTCTTATGGCTTGATGGGCTGTAGTAGCGACGATGATGAATATGTGATCCCAGCAGAATTTTTACACGGTGTGGCCAGTGGCGATCCAAGCCACGATGCTGTCATTCTATGGAGCAGAGTGACGCCTCTGTCTGCGGGCGACATTAAGGTGACTTGGGAGGTCGCGACCGATAGTGCCTTTACTCAAGTGATCACTAACGGTGAAATGATCACCAATAGCGACAGAGACTACACCGTTAAAATTGATGCCATGGGGCTTGAAGCGGGAACTCAATATTACTATCGCTTCAAGGCTGGCAAAAATATGTCACCGCCAGGAATGGCTAAAACTTTGCCACAAGGTGCGTTAGCGCAAGCCAAGTTTGCGGTGCTTTCTTGTGCTAACTTCCCAGCGGGCTATTTCAACGTCTATGAGATGGCGTCGAGAATGGATGACTTAGATGCGGTTATTCATCTGGGGGATTATATTTATGAGTATGCGCGTGGTGAGTATGCCAGTGAGCGTGCTGCTGAATTTGGCCGCGAAGTGCTACCAGAAGGAGAGCTGTTTAGCTTATCGGACTACCGCATTCGCTATAGCCAATATCGCAGTGATTTGAGTTTGCAAAAGCTGCATGCCAAAACGGCCTTTATTACTGTTTGGGATGACCACGAAGTTGCCAATGATAGCTGGCGTGAAGGCGCAGAAAACCATAACGACAATGAAGGTGATTTTGATGCGCGTAAAGAAGGGGCCTTGCAAGCCTACTTTGAATGGTTGCCAATCCGCCCTTGGCGCGAAGGCAATCATGAAGAGATCTATCGCAGCTTTCAGTTTGGCGATCTCGTAGACTTACATATGCTCGACACTCGTCTATTAGGGCGAGATAAGCCGCTTGAATATCCGGACTATATGGATCCTGCTACCGGCGGACTCGACGGCGCACGTTTTATGGCTGATGTCACCGACACTAACCGCACGATGTTGGGACAAGAGCAGCAAACATGGTTGCAATCAACACTACTAACCTCAACGGCTAAATGGCAAGTGCTTGGGCAGCAAGTGTTAATGGGGCAGATGATGTTACCTGCTGCTATCGCCACGCAGCAATTGTCTATTCCAGAGTTTGGTCAACTGGCAGCGCTAGCAAAAATAGCCGCCAGAGCACAGGCAGGCGATCCAACCTTGTCTGCAGATGAACTTAAATATCTACAGTTTTATGGACACAAGTTGACGCCAGAGGCGATGGCGTTACTGCAACTACCCGCAATACCTTATAACCTAGATGCATGGGATGGCTATGCCTATGAGCGAGAGGTCATACTGGCGACGGCAAAATCGCTGGCTAAAAACCTCGTCGTGATTGCCGGTGATACTCATAATGCTTGGGCAAATGAACTTAAAGATGCAGCGGGCGATGCGGTCGGTGTTGAATTTGCAACAAGCTCAGTATCATCGCCAGGATTGGAGTATTACTTGGGTATTGATGCTAAGGATATTCCCGCGACTGAAGAGGCGATTATCGGTTTAGTTGATAACTTGAAGTATGCCAACTTAATGAATCGCGGCTTACTCACGCTAACCTTCACTCATGAAGAAGTACGTAGTGATTGGCGTTATGTCGATACCATTGTTAGTCGTGGTTTTGTTGAAGATACTGAGCGTAACCATTCTATGGTGACCAAAGCGGGGACACCAAGCTTAACAGCCGTATAG
- a CDS encoding phosphoadenylyl-sulfate reductase, with protein sequence MADLQIKSVISKEALAALLTAPKIEQQIELEIVNRFLDELTPEQRVRWALEYLPGNAALSSSFGIQAAVMLHMLSAEKSDIPVILTDTGYLFTQTYQFIDELTERLKLNLKVYASPLSAAWQEAKFGFLWLQGIDGLDRYNQINKVEPMQRALKELEVGTWFAGLRRSQSSTREALQVLAIHGKRYKVLPIIEWDNKQVHEYLTAFDLPYHPLWDQGYVSVGDTHSSKPLEVGMTEEETRFNGIKRECGLHYDI encoded by the coding sequence ATGGCTGATCTACAGATTAAATCGGTTATCTCTAAAGAGGCGCTAGCCGCTTTGCTGACCGCGCCAAAAATTGAACAGCAGATTGAGCTTGAAATAGTGAACCGTTTTCTAGATGAGCTAACGCCTGAGCAGCGAGTACGTTGGGCGCTGGAATATCTGCCGGGTAATGCTGCATTATCGTCGAGCTTTGGTATTCAAGCGGCGGTGATGTTGCATATGCTGAGCGCTGAAAAGTCCGATATTCCGGTCATTTTGACTGATACTGGTTACTTATTTACCCAAACGTATCAGTTTATTGATGAATTGACTGAACGGTTGAAGCTCAACCTTAAAGTATATGCTTCGCCGCTAAGTGCTGCTTGGCAAGAAGCCAAGTTTGGTTTTCTTTGGTTGCAAGGCATTGATGGGTTAGATCGCTATAACCAAATCAATAAAGTGGAGCCGATGCAGCGAGCATTGAAGGAGCTTGAAGTGGGAACCTGGTTTGCCGGACTTAGACGTTCGCAATCGAGTACTCGCGAAGCGCTACAAGTGCTAGCGATTCATGGTAAGCGTTATAAAGTGCTGCCGATTATTGAATGGGACAATAAACAGGTACATGAATACTTAACCGCTTTTGACCTGCCTTACCACCCGTTATGGGACCAAGGTTATGTTTCCGTTGGTGATACTCACTCAAGTAAACCGCTTGAAGTGGGAATGACCGAAGAGGAGACCCGATTCAACGGTATTAAACGTGAATGTGGCTTACATTACGATATATAA
- the pepN gene encoding aminopeptidase N, whose product MNLLHTAVVIVISVVLAACNSTPREPISTRDASAYISQQSAAQRSARVSDVHYDLDFTLTGGTTFSATTNVNFNLSDTNKALTLDLNQATISHFSINGKKVYPNYNNRYITLNPGLLVSGRNTVEVQFTRAHSTNGEGLHRFVDPVDDKVYLYSHFEPAAAQQMFAVFDQPDLKATYTLSVTAPKEWTVISAMRESSTTEQGDTRQWRFPQSPKLSPYNFSMHAGPYHQWTDNSGKYPLRLFARQSVVDQVTPQDWFTYTQQGLTFFDEYFGIPYPFKKYDQVLVPDFLYGAMENAAAITFSESRFLFNTEMTATQKQRLAGVIMHEMAHQWFGNLVTMKWWNGLWLNESFASFMGTIATAEATEFTHAWRSFYANNKQSAYHLDSQASTHPIEVPVATTQNAFDNIDAITYSKGASALKQLNHLLGEKAFQTGVRNYLTQYSYQNAELNDFIKSLGKAANKNLTTWSQQWLYEAGVNSIQASFSCENGRITQFSLNQTAASDALPTLREQHVQIGLFTKGRNRLHHNISMPVTYSGSTTNVTSLVGLYCPDLVYPNYQDWGFVKVNLDPVSFNTAKQSLRLVKDPLLRSMLWQSLWDSVEDGSLSLNDYIGTVLVNLPGEIDYTIVGQVLSSLSKTRIYLDKMAPINQRYAQKAIRAIEQMSLRKVMINSQNRDFQRRWFANYIAFARSQDALNNIDALLNNKASIKGLTLDQDLRWMMISHLNRYDHPSAMYWLRKERELDSSDSGQKSALAAEVSRPDALKKRQWLTRIQQDTNLPFSKQRTIMDNLYPSEQKSLSAVTAEQRLTTLAQLDQDKGPVFMRSYAKDLIPTDCSYGNVSALQHLQSNSEQLSDGTLRALKEAIQQEEKCLLITSKMSR is encoded by the coding sequence TTGAACCTGCTTCATACTGCTGTCGTTATTGTAATATCTGTTGTACTTGCTGCATGTAATTCAACGCCTCGAGAGCCAATATCGACGCGAGATGCTTCTGCCTACATTAGTCAACAATCTGCAGCACAGCGCTCCGCTAGAGTGTCTGATGTGCATTATGATTTGGACTTTACTTTAACGGGGGGCACGACATTCTCTGCAACCACTAACGTTAACTTTAACCTCAGTGATACCAATAAAGCGCTCACACTCGATCTCAATCAAGCAACCATTAGCCACTTTAGTATTAATGGCAAAAAGGTTTATCCAAACTATAACAACCGTTATATAACCCTTAATCCAGGATTGTTAGTCAGTGGCCGCAACACCGTTGAAGTTCAATTCACCCGTGCGCATAGCACCAACGGCGAGGGGCTGCATCGCTTTGTCGATCCGGTTGACGACAAAGTCTATCTTTACTCCCACTTTGAACCCGCCGCAGCCCAACAGATGTTTGCCGTCTTTGACCAGCCAGATCTTAAAGCGACCTACACTTTGTCGGTCACCGCGCCAAAAGAGTGGACGGTCATCAGTGCGATGCGAGAATCTTCAACAACAGAACAGGGCGATACCCGCCAATGGCGCTTTCCTCAATCCCCTAAGTTGAGCCCTTATAACTTCTCAATGCATGCCGGCCCATATCATCAGTGGACAGATAACAGTGGCAAGTACCCGCTCCGTTTATTTGCGCGGCAATCTGTTGTAGACCAAGTCACACCACAAGACTGGTTTACTTATACTCAGCAGGGACTTACATTTTTTGATGAGTACTTTGGGATCCCCTACCCGTTTAAAAAGTATGACCAAGTGCTGGTGCCCGACTTTCTCTATGGCGCGATGGAGAATGCCGCAGCAATTACCTTCAGCGAAAGTCGTTTTCTGTTTAATACCGAAATGACCGCAACGCAAAAGCAACGTCTAGCAGGCGTGATTATGCATGAGATGGCACATCAGTGGTTTGGTAATCTCGTCACCATGAAATGGTGGAATGGTTTGTGGCTAAATGAAAGTTTCGCCTCCTTTATGGGCACTATTGCCACCGCAGAAGCCACTGAATTCACCCATGCTTGGCGCAGCTTTTATGCCAACAATAAACAGAGTGCTTATCATTTAGATAGCCAAGCTAGCACTCACCCTATTGAAGTCCCCGTCGCCACCACACAAAATGCTTTTGATAATATCGACGCAATTACCTATTCGAAAGGCGCTTCAGCCCTCAAACAACTGAATCATCTATTGGGTGAAAAAGCCTTTCAAACTGGAGTGCGAAATTACCTCACTCAATACAGTTATCAGAATGCTGAGCTAAATGATTTTATTAAAAGCTTAGGCAAGGCGGCCAATAAAAATCTCACCACTTGGAGTCAGCAATGGCTTTATGAAGCCGGGGTTAACAGTATCCAAGCCAGCTTTAGTTGTGAAAATGGTCGCATCACACAGTTTAGTCTTAATCAGACAGCTGCAAGCGACGCGCTACCGACATTACGTGAGCAGCACGTTCAAATAGGCTTATTTACTAAAGGCCGTAACCGACTGCATCACAATATCAGTATGCCAGTGACTTATAGTGGCAGCACCACCAATGTCACCAGTCTTGTGGGCCTTTATTGCCCTGATCTGGTCTATCCCAATTATCAAGATTGGGGCTTTGTAAAAGTTAATTTAGACCCAGTATCATTCAACACCGCAAAACAAAGTTTACGCTTAGTAAAAGATCCACTATTACGCTCTATGCTTTGGCAAAGCTTGTGGGATAGCGTGGAAGATGGCAGCCTTTCACTGAACGATTATATCGGCACAGTACTGGTAAATTTACCGGGGGAAATTGATTACACCATTGTAGGTCAGGTGCTTTCAAGCTTATCTAAGACGCGCATCTATCTCGACAAGATGGCTCCAATAAACCAACGTTATGCACAAAAAGCTATCCGAGCTATTGAGCAAATGAGCCTTAGAAAGGTGATGATAAATAGTCAAAATCGTGATTTTCAGCGACGTTGGTTTGCCAATTATATCGCGTTTGCACGAAGCCAAGATGCGCTCAATAACATTGATGCCTTGCTGAATAATAAAGCCAGTATTAAAGGCTTAACCTTGGATCAAGATCTTCGTTGGATGATGATTAGCCATTTAAACCGCTATGACCACCCGAGTGCGATGTACTGGCTACGTAAGGAACGTGAACTGGATAGCAGTGATTCGGGCCAGAAATCAGCACTTGCCGCTGAAGTATCCCGCCCAGATGCACTCAAAAAGCGTCAGTGGTTAACCCGCATTCAGCAAGACACCAATCTCCCCTTCTCCAAGCAACGTACCATTATGGATAACCTGTATCCCAGTGAACAAAAGTCTCTCAGCGCCGTCACTGCAGAGCAGCGACTAACCACACTGGCGCAGTTGGACCAAGACAAAGGCCCAGTATTTATGCGCAGTTACGCAAAAGACTTAATCCCAACGGATTGCAGCTATGGCAATGTCAGTGCATTACAACACTTGCAGAGCAACAGTGAACAGCTGTCTGACGGCACCCTGCGGGCACTAAAAGAAGCCATTCAACAGGAGGAAAAGTGCCTGTTGATAACCTCTAAAATGAGCCGATAA